The following are encoded in a window of Phaseolus vulgaris cultivar G19833 chromosome 3, P. vulgaris v2.0, whole genome shotgun sequence genomic DNA:
- the LOC137805591 gene encoding uncharacterized protein, whose protein sequence is MEEEQAHIMKELESREEEEDEEEEEQEEALSLCDLPLNRNSRTPSLDETSYKKILRPSSLHDNEIFNGFSSSSSSDMCPADDIIFCGKLLPLKNLIVEEDKSPARRRRSESLSSVTRSNSVSTCTGSRRLMMRNSKSLDYNRLRESSVSEVDRNLSGRSGALPEAASKKATKPRWYSLMFGTMKVPAEMGLNDMKNRQVRRNASSTMFVSAEKVGGNRSPGKVSWRILKALSCKDHSSVAVTTSFPLPQAS, encoded by the coding sequence ATGGAAGAAGAGCAAGCACACATAATGAAAGAATTGGAATcccgagaagaagaagaagacgaagaagaagaagagcaaGAGGAGGCACTCTCGCTCTGCGACCTTCCACTTAACCGGAATTCCAGAACTCCAAGCTTGGACGAAACGTCGTATAAGAAAATTCTCCGACCCTCGTCGTTACACGATAACGAGATTTTCAATGGcttcagcagcagcagcagctcCGACATGTGCCCCGCCGACGACATCATTTTCTGCGGCAAACTCCTTCCGCTCAAAAACCTCATCGTCGAAGAGGATAAATCGCCCGCGCGCCGTCGGCGATCAGAGTCTCTCTCCTCCGTGACGCGATCGAACAGTGTCAGCACGTGCACCGGCTCTCGCCGCCTCATGATGAGGAACAGCAAGAGTTTGGATTACAATAGGCTGCGAGAGTCCTCCGTCTCGGAGGTTGACCGGAATTTATCCGGCAGGAGCGGCGCGCTGCCGGAGGCTGCGTCGAAGAAGGCGACAAAGCCGCGCTGGTACTCTCTGATGTTCGGGACGATGAAGGTGCCGGCGGAGATGGGGCTGAACGACATGAAGAATCGGCAGGTTCGGAGGAACGCATCGAGCACGATGTTTGTGTCGGCGGAGAAGGTGGGCGGGAATCGGAGCCCCGGGAAGGTGTCATGGAGAATACTGAAAGCACTGAGTTGCAAGGATCACAGCAGCGTGGCGGTAACGACGTCGTTTCCCTTGCCGCAAGCGTCGTAG
- the LOC137807334 gene encoding uncharacterized protein, with protein MSCLALSLQPSNGSDILLQTREWFPPSRALGALSAFRQTRRALAANKHSTPDDAYAAESIGDDPLAASSGQVIVGVESRYRVVYRLVNGIYVLGITVADHDNSVNVFECIHIVNQAVSVIVTACRGVDVTPEKLSRKYAEIYMALDIVLRGVSNIRLAAMLTTMHGESIAKMVHSAIDTENKIRGADTWLTLEVYSLEHQACIDALSTASFELPPETLEAGEEIAASLAPAPQETQEEPQQKPEESQVEDPFAASDAINKPQELVEGFKKTKDPSANDLTSALEGLDVTSLPPPEATQSTQINVEGFEGNYGGVEFGHEQASIGEAFEGFNDAWGGGLDPSEFVGTTKPPKPQGLGGVELLQTGPDAAPKTAAESGSGTPLENLLVQKTEMKGPEMYISEVISAEFRESLLARVGLMGVVYLRTLPPKTAGDKETEFSFRIEGTSAVKRFVIQSSRVSSLGNGLFHVRTAASEEPIPIMKYSLVPRLTPLPLRVRLTKRHTGSLLSVMIQYASNPDLLVPLHDVTFTLKLPVDPTLLKVSPKAVLNRTEREIKWLVPEIPLKGSPGRLRVRMPVDSSEDDEEIEVVGYVKFSEQVTQSLSGVSIRPATEGKTDFYEVSDRLESGVYMCD; from the coding sequence ATGTCTTGTCTAGCGCTTTCCTTGCAGCCCTCCAATGGATCCGATATACTTCTCCAGACGCGCGAGTGGTTCCCTCCCTCACGCGCCCTCGGCGCCCTCTCTGCGTTTCGCCAAACGCGCCGCGCCCTCGCCGCCAACAAGCACTCCACGCCAGACGACGCCTACGCAGCGGAATCCATCGGCGACGACCCCCTCGCGGCGTCGAGCGGCCAGGTCATCGTCGGGGTGGAGAGCCGCTACCGCGTGGTGTACCGCCTCGTGAACGGCATCTACGTGCTTGGAATCACCGTCGCGGACCACGACAACTCCGTCAACGTGTTCGAGTGCATCCACATCGTCAACCAGGCTGTCAGTGTTATCGTGACGGCGTGCCGCGGCGTCGATGTCACGCCGGAGAAGCTCAGCCGTAAGTACGCCGAGATCTACATGGCCCTCGACATCGTCCTCCGCGGCGTCAGCAACATCCGCCTCGCCGCCATGCTCACCACCATGCACGGCGAGAGCATAGCCAAGATGGTCCACTCTGCCATCGACACTGAGAACAAGATCCGCGGCGCCGACACGTGGCTCACGTTGGAGGTGTATTCGCTTGAGCACCAGGCCTGCATCGACGCCTTATCCACCGCCTCCTTCGAGTTGCCGCCGGAAACGCTCGAGGCTGGCGAAGAGATCGCCGCCAGCCTTGCACCCGCCCCGCAGGAAACGCAGGAGGAGCCGCAGCAGAAGCCGGAGGAGTCTCAGGTGGAGGACCCTTTTGCAGCTAGTGATGCAATTAACAAGCCGCAGGAACTTGTTGAAGGTTTCAAAAAAACAAAGGACCCTTCTGCTAATGATTTAACCTCAGCTTTGGAGGGGCTTGATGTCACCTCATTGCCTCCTCCTGAGGCTACTCAATCGACGCAGATAAATGTGGAGGGTTTTGAAGGGAACTACGGTGGAGTTGAGTTTGGGCATGAGCAAGCTTCTATTGGAGAAGCTTTTGAAGGTTTCAACGATGCTTGGGGTGGTGGATTGGATCCTTCCGAGTTTGTGGGCACAACCAAGCCTCCCAAACCGCAAGGTCTTGGTGGGGTTGAATTGTTGCAAACTGGGCCTGATGCTGCTCCTAAAACAGCGGCTGAAAGTGGTTCAGGAACGCCACTTGAGAACTTGTTGGTGCAGAAAACTGAGATGAAGGGTCCTGAGATGTATATTTCGGAGGTGATTAGTGCAGAGTTCAGGGAATCGTTGCTTGCAAGAGTGGGGTTGATGGGTGTTGTTTACCTCAGAACTTTGCCACCCAAAACTGCTGGTGATAAGGAAACTGAATTCTCATTCCGAATTGAGGGAACCAGTGCTGTTAAGAGATTTGTTATTCAGAGTTCGCGTGTTAGTAGTCTTGGTAATGGGTTGTTTCATGTGAGGACTGCGGCCTCTGAGGAGCCAATACCAATTATGAAGTATAGCCTGGTTCCTAGGTTGACACCTTTGCCTTTGAGGGTTCGACTTACGAAACGGCATACTGGGAGTTTGCTTTCTGTGATGATTCAATATGCTTCAAACCCTGATTTGTTAGTCCCATTGCACGATGTTACGTTTACTCTTAAACTGCCCGTTGATCCTACTCTGTTGAAGGTTTCTCCAAAAGCTGTGTTAAATAGGACTGAAAGAGAAATTAAATGGCTTGTACCAGAGATTCCGTTGAAAGGCTCTCCTGGCAGGTTGAGAGTTCGGATGCCGGTAGATTCCAGTGAAGATGACGAGGAAATTGAGGTTGTTGGTTATGTGAAATTTTCAGAACAAGTAACTCAGTCATTGTCTGGAGTTTCTATACGGCCTGCTACGGAAGGTAAGACAGACTTCTACGAGGTTAGTGACAGACTTGAGAGTGGGGTATACATGTGCGATTGA